One window of Desulfobacca acetoxidans DSM 11109 genomic DNA carries:
- a CDS encoding methyltransferase, with protein sequence MSLDKHRLGHNFGRRAAGYHRYALVQGVMAEQLLADLKQYGRQYSRILEIGCGVGHYTQMLRRAFPEALITAVDLAPAAIQVARQRLAAEKNIEWLMADGEEIVRGRFDLITANSVFQWLSQPDRACRLYWQSLQPGGCLAFTTLGPRTFSELAASLVRASQKFPGLRLPEVSAQTFAAAPNWRNCMAQAGFEQIVVHEELRLEYHPDFWNLLRAIQGMGATSTRPTFIPKRLLTAAEEYYERNYRRNGCIPASYEVIRVQGVKN encoded by the coding sequence ATGAGTCTTGACAAGCATCGTTTAGGACACAACTTTGGCCGCCGGGCCGCCGGATACCATCGCTATGCCCTGGTGCAGGGCGTTATGGCCGAGCAGTTGCTGGCGGACTTGAAGCAATACGGGCGGCAGTATAGCCGCATCCTGGAGATCGGCTGCGGCGTCGGCCACTATACCCAGATGCTGCGGCGCGCCTTCCCGGAGGCCCTGATCACCGCCGTTGACCTGGCCCCGGCCGCCATTCAAGTTGCCCGGCAGAGATTGGCGGCGGAGAAAAACATCGAGTGGCTGATGGCCGACGGCGAGGAGATAGTGAGAGGCAGGTTTGACCTCATTACCGCCAATTCGGTCTTCCAGTGGCTCTCCCAACCCGACCGGGCCTGTCGGTTGTATTGGCAGAGCTTGCAGCCAGGTGGATGCCTGGCCTTTACGACGCTGGGGCCGCGGACTTTTAGCGAACTGGCTGCCAGCCTGGTCCGAGCCAGCCAGAAGTTTCCCGGATTAAGGCTGCCGGAGGTTTCGGCGCAGACCTTCGCCGCCGCCCCTAACTGGCGCAATTGTATGGCACAAGCCGGTTTTGAACAGATTGTCGTCCACGAAGAGCTCCGGCTGGAATACCACCCCGACTTTTGGAACCTGCTCCGGGCCATTCAGGGGATGGGGGCGACCTCTACCCGGCCGACTTTTATCCCGAAGCGCTTACTTACTGCGGCGGAAGAGTATTATGAGCGCAATTATCGCCGCAATGGCTGTATTCCGGCGTCTTATGAGGTCATCCGGGTGCAGGGAGTGAAAAATTAG
- a CDS encoding Slp family lipoprotein — translation MKSIPCRRGGCGVASVVMMLFLVSSCAPVISKQLRQQVDKSLSFGLLSADPENYKGKIVILGGVIIQTTPKPGETEVEIVQKNLDFFNEPENEDKSDGRFLVRADGFLDPEIYKKDRKITVAGEVIGSETRKLDELDYRYPVVKAMEMKLWPKPRPMPPPYYWGYPYYWGPYYWGPWGTGPLLLP, via the coding sequence ATGAAATCAATTCCTTGCAGACGCGGCGGGTGCGGGGTCGCTTCGGTTGTCATGATGCTCTTCTTGGTCAGCTCCTGCGCTCCGGTCATCTCCAAACAACTCCGGCAGCAGGTGGACAAAAGCCTCAGTTTCGGACTATTGAGCGCCGATCCGGAGAATTACAAAGGCAAAATTGTCATTCTCGGCGGGGTCATCATCCAGACGACCCCGAAACCGGGAGAGACAGAGGTAGAAATCGTCCAAAAGAACCTGGATTTCTTTAACGAGCCGGAAAATGAGGACAAATCCGACGGAAGATTCCTGGTCCGAGCCGACGGGTTCCTGGATCCGGAGATTTATAAGAAAGACCGCAAAATCACGGTGGCAGGAGAAGTGATCGGCAGCGAGACCCGGAAACTGGATGAATTAGACTATCGCTACCCGGTCGTTAAAGCTATGGAGATGAAACTGTGGCCCAAACCCCGGCCGATGCCGCCGCCCTATTATTGGGGGTATCCTTATTATTGGGGGCCGTATTATTGGGGTCCTTGGGGAACCGGTCCATTATTGCTCCCCTGA
- the purF gene encoding amidophosphoribosyltransferase: MNLFQPTPLFPPDKSRIKEYCGIFGIYGHPEAARLAYFGLYALQHRGQESCGIVSGDGFRVRFHQGLGLAPEVFNQTVLDTLKGHLAIGHVRYSTTGSTLLRNAQPFVVHHGGETLAIGHNGNLVNATEIRRRLEKEGSIFQSTMDTEVIVHLMARHFQKGLVEALTEALKEVRGAYSLILATKDKVIGVRDPHGFRPLCLGQLNGALVLASETCALDLVQAEYLRDVEPGEIVVFDENGLTSFKNLPPAPKKFCIFEFIYFARPDSLIFGHNVYQIRKRLGLRLAQEHPLAADLAMPFPDSGTYAGLGYAEGLGIPFEMGVIRNHYVGRTFIQPSQSMRDFSVRVKLNPVRELLQGKRVVVVEDSIIRGTTSRIRVKTLREAGAKAVSMVVSCPPTRYPCYYGIDFSSKGELIAAHKTVAEIRDYLGLDYLGYISLPGMAAATRVNEENFCLACFNGDYAVKLSGDFSKTCFESCLAR; encoded by the coding sequence ATGAACTTATTTCAGCCAACCCCACTATTTCCTCCGGATAAAAGCCGGATTAAAGAATACTGTGGTATTTTCGGCATCTATGGCCACCCGGAAGCGGCGCGTCTGGCGTATTTCGGCCTCTACGCCCTGCAGCACCGCGGGCAGGAATCCTGTGGCATCGTCTCCGGCGACGGTTTCCGGGTGCGGTTTCACCAAGGATTGGGTTTGGCGCCGGAAGTCTTTAACCAAACGGTACTGGACACCCTAAAGGGGCACCTGGCCATCGGTCATGTGCGCTATTCTACCACCGGCTCTACCCTCTTGAGGAACGCGCAACCGTTCGTGGTGCACCATGGGGGTGAAACCCTCGCTATCGGTCACAATGGCAATTTAGTGAATGCCACGGAGATCCGCCGCCGCCTTGAGAAAGAAGGTTCCATCTTTCAGTCCACCATGGATACCGAGGTCATTGTTCACCTCATGGCGCGGCATTTTCAGAAAGGCTTGGTGGAGGCCCTGACCGAGGCCCTGAAAGAAGTGCGCGGCGCCTATTCCCTGATCCTGGCCACAAAAGACAAGGTCATCGGCGTCCGCGACCCCCATGGTTTCCGACCCCTCTGCCTCGGCCAACTCAACGGCGCCCTGGTGCTGGCCTCGGAAACCTGCGCCCTGGATCTAGTGCAGGCCGAATATCTGCGGGATGTGGAGCCGGGAGAAATCGTCGTCTTTGATGAAAACGGCCTCACCTCCTTTAAAAATCTGCCGCCGGCCCCCAAGAAATTCTGCATCTTCGAGTTTATCTATTTCGCCAGGCCGGACAGCCTCATTTTTGGCCACAACGTCTATCAGATCAGAAAACGTTTAGGACTCCGATTGGCTCAAGAACATCCGCTGGCTGCCGATCTGGCAATGCCTTTTCCGGATTCAGGCACCTATGCCGGTTTGGGCTATGCCGAGGGCCTGGGCATTCCGTTCGAAATGGGGGTGATCCGCAATCATTACGTCGGCCGCACCTTTATCCAGCCCTCTCAAAGTATGCGGGACTTTTCGGTGCGGGTAAAGCTCAATCCGGTGCGGGAGTTGCTTCAGGGGAAACGCGTTGTGGTTGTAGAGGATTCCATTATCCGGGGTACTACCTCCCGTATCCGGGTCAAGACCCTGCGGGAGGCTGGGGCCAAAGCAGTGAGTATGGTGGTGAGCTGCCCCCCTACTCGCTACCCCTGTTATTACGGCATTGATTTTTCCAGCAAAGGCGAACTCATCGCCGCCCATAAAACGGTAGCGGAGATCCGCGATTATCTGGGGCTGGATTATCTCGGGTATATAAGCCTGCCGGGAATGGCGGCGGCCACCCGGGTGAACGAAGAGAACTTCTGCCTTGCCTGTTTCAATGGAGACTATGCCGTCAAATTATCGGGAGATTTCTCCAAGACCTGCTTCGAAAGCTGCCTGGCCCGCTAG
- a CDS encoding alpha/beta fold hydrolase: protein MLLTDLILLHGWAADGRIWGRQQAVFQDRVNLWAPDLPVWEADWLLQRLEAHDPGQTILVGWSLGGMLALEVCAAGFRPRAVVTIAACASFCRRPDYGLGVPAAVLRAMRQRLTTEPEQVIRDFHSRLLSLGERNWQETVPALLPERFNGAWLAQGLDYLRRKDLRSILSEAKAEEFVIVHGFRDRITPVSQAYVLAEQLPSARLIILPSAGHIPLVTQSQVVNDLIMEFL, encoded by the coding sequence CTGCTCCTGACCGACCTGATTCTCTTACATGGCTGGGCGGCGGATGGCCGTATCTGGGGCAGACAGCAGGCCGTTTTTCAAGACCGGGTCAACCTGTGGGCGCCGGACCTCCCGGTCTGGGAAGCGGACTGGCTGCTGCAACGGTTGGAGGCTCATGACCCCGGCCAAACCATCCTGGTCGGCTGGTCCCTGGGAGGTATGCTGGCCCTGGAGGTCTGCGCTGCGGGTTTCAGACCGCGCGCGGTAGTCACCATCGCTGCTTGCGCCAGCTTTTGCCGCCGGCCGGACTATGGTCTGGGCGTCCCGGCGGCGGTGCTGCGAGCGATGCGGCAGAGACTCACAACCGAGCCGGAACAGGTTATACGGGATTTCCATAGCCGGTTGTTATCCTTGGGAGAAAGGAATTGGCAAGAGACCGTGCCGGCGTTGTTGCCCGAACGCTTCAATGGCGCCTGGCTGGCCCAGGGACTGGATTATCTCCGCCGGAAAGACCTGCGTTCTATATTATCCGAGGCGAAGGCGGAGGAGTTCGTTATCGTACACGGTTTTCGGGATCGGATTACCCCGGTGAGCCAGGCTTACGTTCTGGCCGAGCAACTGCCGTCGGCCCGCCTCATCATCCTGCCGTCGGCCGGCCACATTCCTTTAGTGACACAGTCTCAGGTAGTCAATGATTTAATAATGGAATTTTTATGA
- the bioB gene encoding biotin synthase BioB, translating into MQLSEWQDIFCLDLTGIWAIFSQTARLREDRCGKGVSLCVIINAKSGQCGQDCAYCAQSRISRASIRKYPLLTSEELVRAAQQAAAQGAARFSIVTSGRGVGSPQEQETILQAVGAIRASTPLKVCVSLGIVEQDFLKALAAAGVHRYHHNVETAASFFPQICTAHTYAERLATIRRAKAAGLPVCVGGIFGLGESSAQRWEMAQTIRELEVDSIPLNFLLPIPGTPLEHRQPMAPLEALQTIAAFRLFFPHKRLIIAGGREFALRSLAPLMFAAGADALMTGDYLTTKGQLPSQDLGMLQDLGLHAVQEVV; encoded by the coding sequence ATGCAGTTATCCGAATGGCAGGACATTTTTTGTCTTGATTTAACCGGCATTTGGGCCATATTTTCTCAAACCGCCCGTCTGCGGGAAGATCGATGCGGCAAGGGGGTCAGTCTCTGCGTTATTATCAACGCCAAGTCCGGGCAGTGCGGTCAGGATTGCGCCTATTGTGCCCAATCCCGTATTTCACGGGCGTCTATTCGGAAGTATCCCCTGCTTACCTCGGAAGAGTTGGTTAGGGCGGCGCAGCAGGCCGCAGCCCAGGGGGCGGCTCGCTTCAGCATCGTCACTTCGGGGCGGGGGGTGGGGAGTCCACAGGAACAGGAGACTATTCTCCAGGCTGTCGGTGCTATTCGCGCCTCTACCCCTCTTAAAGTCTGTGTTTCCCTGGGCATTGTGGAGCAGGATTTTCTTAAGGCCTTAGCGGCAGCCGGCGTACATCGCTATCACCATAATGTGGAGACGGCGGCCTCGTTCTTCCCCCAGATCTGCACGGCTCACACCTATGCCGAACGCCTGGCGACGATTCGCCGAGCCAAAGCAGCAGGACTGCCGGTCTGTGTCGGCGGTATCTTCGGGCTGGGGGAAAGTTCCGCCCAGCGTTGGGAGATGGCGCAAACGATCCGAGAACTAGAGGTCGATTCCATTCCCCTGAATTTTTTGCTGCCCATCCCCGGTACGCCTTTAGAGCATCGCCAGCCGATGGCGCCCCTGGAGGCCCTCCAGACCATTGCCGCTTTTCGGCTCTTTTTCCCGCACAAGCGTCTGATCATTGCCGGAGGCCGGGAATTTGCTCTGAGAAGCCTGGCGCCCCTGATGTTTGCGGCCGGGGCCGATGCCCTGATGACCGGAGATTACCTAACCACTAAAGGCCAACTGCCATCTCAGGACCTCGGGATGTTGCAGGACTTGGGTTTGCATGCGGTCCAGGAGGTTGTATGA
- a CDS encoding response regulator, whose translation MDKKRILIAEDEAIVAEDIRRTLEKFGYQVVGMVSSGAEVLAKTAEFNPDLVLMDIVLQGKMNGIEAAEVIQTRHQTPVIFLTAYADAATLERAKVTEPFGYILKPFEDQSLHTAIEIALYKSQAQKRIAHLNAVLRAVRNVNQLIVREQDLDRLIQQACRLLVETRGYHQAWIFLLDSDLEIFKTATAGSAERDREMLELLEQRLRPGCIGFFHQPGLTILSVLADSCPTCPLRQYYEKEGAFITRLEIAGEPYGLMGVALPQAMLGDVEEQSLFQEVAGDLAFAIHGIYLTEKNRLAEEERRQTEARLHAIFSYAPNVAIQGFDRQGRMLFWNKAAEAIFGRPEINGVADIFDDLLTDKNGRQNLKMILAEVDRTGLPYGPQEFVFHNPAGHQGIAKATIFSIPVEQGSKEFICMSVDITDLKQEEENRVKLEAQLRQTQKMEAIGTLAGGIAHDFNNILAALLGYTELSLLGLDLEPDQEQIRKNLEAVIQAGNRARDLVRQILTFSRQSEEKQKPVQVSLVVQEALKFLRPSIPTTIEIQAHLDAKNGDDMVWADPAQIYQVVMNLCTNAYQAMQERGGILRVSLTNILLRNEPIQTIPQLQEGSYVKLTVRDTGQGMDAWVKDRIFEPYFTTKKPGEGTGLGLSVIHGIVMHLNGAIVVYSEPGRGSTFQIYLPHWKGTSVPRLDYAASIPRGQERILVVDDEPPIADLVQQLLQRLGYQVTAVTNSQEALKIFQANPDAFDLVITDLTMPHLTGLELSRKILQRRADLPIILCSGYSDITVAAEMRKIGIKEYLMKPISARTYGETIRRILATSKE comes from the coding sequence ATGGATAAAAAGAGAATCCTCATCGCCGAAGATGAGGCCATCGTCGCCGAGGATATCCGCCGGACCCTCGAGAAATTCGGCTACCAGGTTGTGGGCATGGTCTCCTCCGGAGCAGAGGTATTGGCCAAGACCGCTGAGTTTAACCCCGACCTGGTGCTGATGGATATTGTTTTGCAGGGAAAGATGAACGGTATTGAAGCCGCAGAAGTCATCCAGACCCGCCACCAGACCCCCGTAATCTTTCTTACCGCCTATGCCGATGCAGCTACCCTCGAGCGGGCCAAGGTCACCGAACCTTTCGGCTACATCCTCAAGCCTTTTGAGGATCAGAGTCTACATACAGCCATAGAAATCGCCCTCTATAAGAGCCAGGCCCAGAAACGCATCGCCCACCTCAACGCCGTCTTGCGCGCCGTGCGCAACGTCAACCAGTTGATCGTCCGGGAACAGGACCTGGACCGGCTTATCCAACAGGCCTGCCGTCTGCTGGTAGAAACCCGGGGCTATCACCAGGCCTGGATTTTTCTCTTAGACTCCGATCTTGAGATTTTCAAAACCGCTACCGCCGGATCCGCAGAACGCGACCGAGAGATGCTGGAACTTCTGGAACAGCGACTGAGGCCGGGGTGTATCGGGTTCTTTCACCAACCAGGGTTAACGATTTTGTCAGTTCTAGCTGACTCCTGTCCGACCTGTCCACTGCGTCAATACTATGAGAAAGAAGGGGCTTTTATTACCCGATTGGAAATAGCCGGCGAACCATACGGCCTTATGGGAGTGGCGTTGCCCCAAGCTATGCTCGGGGATGTGGAGGAGCAATCATTGTTCCAAGAAGTGGCCGGAGACCTTGCCTTTGCTATTCACGGCATCTATCTGACCGAAAAGAATCGGCTGGCAGAGGAAGAACGGCGCCAGACCGAGGCCAGGCTGCATGCCATCTTTAGCTACGCGCCCAACGTCGCCATCCAGGGGTTCGATCGCCAAGGCAGGATGTTGTTCTGGAACAAGGCGGCCGAAGCCATCTTTGGCCGCCCTGAAATAAACGGCGTGGCTGATATCTTCGATGATCTCCTGACCGATAAAAACGGCAGACAGAATCTGAAGATGATCTTAGCGGAGGTGGACCGGACCGGCCTGCCCTACGGCCCCCAAGAGTTTGTTTTTCATAATCCCGCGGGACACCAGGGCATTGCCAAAGCTACCATCTTTTCTATACCGGTTGAGCAGGGTTCCAAAGAATTTATCTGCATGAGCGTCGACATCACTGATCTCAAACAGGAAGAGGAAAACCGGGTCAAACTTGAAGCACAGTTGCGACAGACTCAAAAGATGGAGGCCATCGGCACCCTGGCCGGCGGCATCGCCCATGATTTTAATAATATCCTGGCGGCCTTATTAGGGTATACGGAATTGAGCCTGCTTGGCCTGGATTTAGAACCCGATCAGGAACAGATTAGGAAAAACCTGGAGGCGGTCATCCAGGCGGGTAACCGGGCCCGCGACCTGGTGCGGCAGATTCTCACCTTCAGCCGCCAGAGCGAGGAGAAGCAAAAACCCGTGCAAGTTTCCCTCGTGGTTCAGGAAGCACTCAAATTCCTGCGCCCTTCGATTCCTACAACGATCGAGATACAGGCTCATTTGGATGCTAAAAATGGCGATGATATGGTATGGGCCGACCCGGCCCAGATTTATCAGGTGGTCATGAACCTGTGTACCAACGCCTACCAGGCCATGCAGGAGCGTGGCGGTATTTTGCGGGTGTCTTTAACCAACATCCTACTCAGGAACGAACCCATCCAGACAATTCCCCAGTTGCAGGAAGGTTCCTATGTCAAGCTCACCGTCCGGGACACGGGGCAAGGCATGGATGCCTGGGTCAAGGACAGAATCTTCGAACCATACTTCACCACCAAGAAACCAGGGGAAGGCACCGGTCTGGGACTTTCAGTGATTCATGGCATCGTCATGCACCTGAACGGGGCCATTGTAGTGTATTCCGAGCCGGGTCGGGGATCGACCTTTCAGATCTATCTTCCCCACTGGAAAGGCACTAGCGTCCCCAGGCTGGATTACGCCGCAAGCATCCCCCGAGGTCAGGAACGGATTCTAGTCGTCGATGATGAGCCGCCGATCGCCGATCTGGTGCAGCAGCTTCTCCAGCGGTTAGGATATCAGGTTACCGCCGTTACTAACAGTCAGGAGGCCCTGAAGATTTTTCAAGCCAACCCTGACGCTTTCGACCTGGTGATCACCGACCTGACCATGCCCCATTTAACCGGACTGGAATTATCGCGCAAAATCTTGCAACGGCGGGCTGATCTGCCTATAATTTTGTGCAGCGGCTACAGCGATATCACCGTAGCGGCCGAAATGAGAAAAATCGGCATCAAAGAGTATCTCATGAAACCGATCAGCGCCAGAACCTATGGCGAGACCATAAGACGCATCCTGGCTACCTCTAAAGAGTAA
- the bioD gene encoding dethiobiotin synthase encodes MTQSWPVVPGVRGVFVTGTDTDVGKTVIAAGLTAALRSRQVRAVYFKPVQSGCREEDGQLIATDARFAQTLAGLGEPLSRLTPITLKLPLAPAVAAAQAGVTIDLEVIAAAYRELAGRYDFLVVEGAGGLYVPLIDYDFLVLDLARWLRLPLVIVARPGLGTINHTVMTVKAALHAGLSVAGVIINQYPEHPNLAGRTNPEIIEALSGRPILGKIPLISDLQSEAGKTVLIESLADVLAAPTWRRFGGPVIRK; translated from the coding sequence ATGACTCAATCTTGGCCTGTAGTTCCAGGGGTGCGAGGGGTGTTTGTCACCGGCACCGATACGGATGTGGGCAAAACGGTGATCGCTGCCGGTTTGACTGCGGCGTTGCGCTCCCGCCAGGTTCGGGCAGTCTACTTTAAGCCGGTACAAAGCGGCTGCCGGGAAGAAGATGGCCAACTCATCGCGACCGACGCCCGCTTTGCCCAAACCCTGGCTGGATTAGGCGAACCGCTTTCCCGGCTCACCCCGATCACTCTCAAACTTCCCCTGGCGCCAGCCGTGGCCGCGGCCCAGGCCGGAGTTACCATCGACTTGGAGGTCATTGCCGCGGCTTACCGGGAGTTGGCCGGGCGCTACGATTTTCTGGTGGTGGAGGGAGCCGGGGGATTATATGTGCCATTGATTGACTATGACTTCCTGGTGCTGGATTTGGCCCGCTGGCTGAGACTCCCGCTGGTGATCGTGGCCCGTCCGGGTCTCGGCACTATCAACCACACCGTCATGACCGTCAAGGCCGCCTTGCACGCCGGGTTGTCGGTGGCGGGCGTCATTATCAATCAGTATCCGGAGCACCCGAACCTGGCGGGGCGCACCAACCCGGAGATCATCGAGGCCCTGAGTGGTCGGCCGATTTTAGGGAAAATACCGCTGATTAGTGATTTGCAGAGTGAGGCCGGGAAGACTGTCCTGATAGAATCGTTGGCGGATGTCTTGGCGGCCCCGACTTGGAGGCGATTTGGCGGACCGGTAATCAGAAAATAA
- a CDS encoding zinc ribbon domain-containing protein translates to MPLSPCRECRREVSAEAVSCPHCGAPRPADQQWRGTGYEWRSERTVWGYPLVHVAFGKDARGKRRVAKGIIAIGQFAVGVITVAQFGVGLLFGFGQFIFGFTALAQFAVALAAGVGQFASGYVAIGQLVLAYYGLGQLGLAYFLWSPDRHDPNAIAFFQNLWADLRQGLF, encoded by the coding sequence ATGCCCCTGTCACCCTGTCGGGAGTGTCGCCGTGAAGTCAGCGCCGAAGCCGTTTCCTGTCCACATTGCGGCGCCCCCCGGCCCGCCGACCAGCAGTGGCGCGGTACCGGCTATGAATGGCGGTCAGAGCGGACTGTCTGGGGCTACCCCCTAGTTCATGTCGCCTTTGGCAAAGACGCCCGAGGCAAGCGCCGTGTAGCCAAAGGCATCATCGCCATCGGTCAGTTCGCCGTGGGAGTGATCACCGTGGCTCAATTCGGGGTTGGCCTGCTCTTCGGATTCGGCCAGTTTATTTTCGGCTTCACCGCCCTGGCCCAATTTGCCGTAGCCCTGGCAGCCGGTGTCGGCCAGTTTGCCAGCGGTTACGTTGCTATCGGGCAGTTGGTGCTGGCCTACTACGGTCTGGGGCAATTAGGGCTGGCCTATTTTTTGTGGAGCCCGGACCGGCACGACCCGAACGCCATCGCCTTTTTTCAAAACCTCTGGGCCGACCTGCGCCAAGGACTGTTTTGA
- a CDS encoding helix-turn-helix domain-containing protein: MEHLLNNQQAAEFLNISPHSLRGYVSRGMVPYVKIGRRTLFDLADLRDYVQSRKVAAKPRREAGK, from the coding sequence ATGGAGCATCTTTTAAACAATCAACAAGCGGCTGAATTTTTAAACATTTCCCCTCATTCTTTGCGTGGGTATGTATCCCGCGGTATGGTGCCATACGTGAAGATCGGGCGGCGGACCCTGTTTGACTTGGCAGATTTGCGCGATTATGTGCAGTCCCGGAAGGTGGCGGCCAAACCCCGGCGGGAAGCTGGCAAATGA
- a CDS encoding coiled-coil domain-containing protein encodes MPTVDTLKAYEALTAADMPDRQARALVTIVQELQETRLAEVAGKADIGALKTELKEDIGSLRAEMKEDIASLRAELKEDIVSLRAELKEDIAFLRAEMKALEARHEIKFTALEAKIDRVKFDLLKWFIPLILGQAAFVVTLLKLLK; translated from the coding sequence ATGCCCACTGTCGACACCCTTAAGGCCTACGAAGCCCTCACCGCGGCCGACATGCCCGACCGCCAAGCCCGGGCCTTGGTTACCATCGTCCAGGAGCTTCAAGAAACCCGCCTCGCCGAGGTGGCTGGCAAAGCCGACATTGGCGCCTTGAAAACTGAACTGAAAGAGGATATCGGCTCCCTCAGAGCCGAGATGAAAGAGGACATCGCCTCCCTCAGAGCTGAATTGAAAGAGGATATTGTCTCCCTCAGAGCCGAATTGAAAGAGGATATTGCCTTCCTCAGAGCCGAGATGAAAGCCTTGGAAGCCCGTCATGAGATCAAGTTTACCGCCCTGGAAGCCAAAATCGACCGGGTTAAATTCGACCTGCTTAAATGGTTTATCCCACTGATCCTGGGCCAGGCCGCCTTCGTCGTCACCCTGCTCAAACTGCTCAAATAG
- the bioF gene encoding 8-amino-7-oxononanoate synthase: MGFDLQPELEALEAQHLRRRLQVIDQVLPGGKVIVGGREFLNLSSNDYLGLALDPRLIAAAQAAAGRWGAGSTASRLITGTLALHQQVETEVADFKGTDRAIIFNTGYMANVGVISALMGKGDVILSDRLNHASIIDGMRLSEAGFYRYPHRDLNRLEDLLKKYCAVRRLLIVTDSVFSVDGDLAPLADLVRLKERYGAWLMIDEAHATGVLGATGAGLAEALGLSAGIEIHMGTFSKALGSFGAYVAGSAPLIDMLHNRARAFIYSTALPPPVLGAMQAALAIVRQEPEPRDYLLEQATLFRQRLQAAGLDTLESETQIIPVLVGDNRRSLEFAARLRQIGLMAVAIRPPTVAAGSARLRFSLSAAHQPADLARAAEQIIAAGREMGLNKRTCS; this comes from the coding sequence TTGGGGTTTGATTTACAACCAGAACTCGAGGCCCTGGAGGCGCAACATTTGCGGCGGCGTCTCCAGGTCATCGATCAGGTGCTGCCGGGCGGCAAGGTCATAGTTGGAGGGCGGGAATTTCTCAACCTGTCTTCCAATGATTATTTAGGGTTGGCCCTTGACCCGCGTCTGATCGCGGCGGCGCAGGCTGCGGCGGGGCGTTGGGGGGCAGGCAGCACCGCCTCCCGCCTGATTACGGGTACCCTGGCCCTGCACCAGCAGGTGGAAACCGAGGTTGCCGATTTTAAGGGCACGGACCGGGCCATTATCTTTAATACCGGCTACATGGCCAATGTAGGTGTTATCTCCGCCCTGATGGGTAAAGGCGACGTCATCCTCTCGGACCGGCTCAACCACGCCAGCATCATCGACGGCATGCGGCTTTCGGAAGCCGGTTTTTACCGCTATCCCCATCGGGACCTAAACCGCCTGGAAGATTTGCTGAAGAAATACTGCGCAGTTAGGCGTCTGCTTATCGTCACCGACAGTGTCTTCTCGGTGGACGGCGATCTGGCTCCCCTGGCCGACCTGGTCAGGCTGAAAGAGCGCTACGGAGCCTGGTTGATGATCGACGAAGCCCATGCCACCGGAGTCTTGGGGGCGACGGGCGCCGGTCTGGCCGAAGCTTTGGGATTGTCTGCCGGCATCGAGATCCATATGGGCACCTTTTCCAAGGCCCTGGGGAGCTTCGGGGCCTATGTGGCCGGATCCGCGCCTTTGATCGACATGCTGCACAACCGGGCCCGAGCTTTTATCTATTCCACTGCCCTGCCGCCGCCGGTCCTGGGCGCCATGCAGGCAGCCCTGGCCATCGTCCGACAGGAGCCGGAACCCAGGGACTATCTGCTGGAGCAGGCCACGCTCTTTCGGCAACGACTGCAAGCCGCCGGTCTGGATACCCTGGAGAGTGAGACTCAGATCATCCCGGTGCTGGTGGGAGATAACCGGCGATCGCTGGAATTTGCCGCCCGGCTGCGGCAGATAGGACTCATGGCCGTGGCCATCCGGCCACCCACGGTGGCCGCCGGAAGCGCCCGGCTGCGGTTTTCCCTTTCGGCCGCCCACCAGCCGGCGGATTTGGCAAGGGCGGCGGAGCAGATTATTGCGGCGGGGCGGGAGATGGGGTTGAACAAGAGGACCTGCTCCTGA